The Cheilinus undulatus linkage group 21, ASM1832078v1, whole genome shotgun sequence region aatactgtTTACTGCAGTGAAGCCAGTGCAATATTACAGGGCAGGTGCAATACAATATTCTATCTCTAACTCTCTCTTATTCTGGGTCAATGTGGACCACTGTCTGTGCActgcctgtttgtttttgttttgttttctttgtgatgaATGTACTGACTATGAGCAGCACTGCACTTATGTCCATGACAAATTTCCCCAAGGGACAAAaagtttatcttatttttaggctattttcagctactttcatgctatttcagctatttctaggctattttcagctttttttaggcaattttcagctatttttatccctttttagctattgaatgccatttcagctacttttatgctattttaagcttttttttttttttttttttttacttttggctTTTCCACAATTCAGatctcagcatccccacacaatttcagctgaaattgcaatttttatcTAGTTGcttttttaacagctgcagacatttaaagccaaaagatgctctttaaaccacaacattttcttttcctgcttttctgaatttaatgatctaccaggggccagacaggaagctttggggggcctgatttggcccctgggccaccagttgatgatcggTGCTGTATGATCTTTAAACACGGAGTGGTTCCTCCTCTCATCCCAGGTCGATGTTGACCACCTTGCTCAAGGTTACTTGGAAATTGCCAAAGATGCTCTTTCACTGTGacatttgtctttttcctcAAATTCACGAtgatttcataaatgaaacatcCCCATAGGATGACAtttctctctgattttatttgcATGTCACTGTTTTGAAATGGGGAGAAGCTGTAAAAACGATATAAATATCTCATCTTTTACATCGTCTGTAGTCGATTCTTTGCAGAGGAGCGGTGAGTACACAATGATATTAAGCTGTCATCCTATAACCACAGCATGATTCATGACAATGTGCAGAATAAATTCATGCATAAACTCTTATATTTTTGCAGCACTGCTCAGAAAAGATGAAGCTTTCAGTCGTCCTGTTTCTCATCGCCATCTCCACTGCATTGGCCGGTAATAACTGTTAATCTTTACTCATGCTTCTTGTGCACTGacttattttaatgtttcacaATCTATTTTAGAAACGACAAAATTAAGGGTTAATTGCAGCAGCATGTTGGTAATCCATCATCCAGTGaacttaaaatacatttttaatgcaaagttGTCAAAATCTCAGCTTCTAGCTTCTGAAATCATTGGTCCTCATTCATCAGGATCTACCTATGGTAATTCTAAGAGAAACCTACGTGAGATTGGCATGTTCTTAAACTGCTCTCTCCTGTGCACATTTCTCCTAATCAACACAAAGAAGCAGCCCTCTTCTCATATAAggacatgagactgcagggcagtgtgcaaacacagaaggcaaacatttaagaaaaatcctAGTAAAGATCAGTGAATGAGGCCCACGGTGAGAACAATTTAGTGGTTTAAGGTCATAAATCTGACAGAAGTTTCTCTAAAAACCTCTAATCTGATATTCCTGATAAATGTGTTGCATCTTCAACACAGCGCTGCTCTTCTCTCCTCCTAAATCTTTGATGCTCTTCTTTAGGGAGCTCCACTGTGAAGACTCTGGTGTTCCCTGCGCCATCCAGTAACAGCTATGTGGAGCTGATTCCTCGAACAAGGCTGCGCCTGAGGGCTTTCACTCTCTGCATGCGTGTGGCCACTGAGCTCACTGGTTACAGGAGTATCATCCTGTTCTCGTACCGGACCAGCAATCGCGATGAGCTGAATGTGTGGCGAGACTACTATGGGGGGTAAAACTCTACAGCACAATCCTACTACTGCTACTAGTGCTAAAAAGTCCTATCAGCCTGACCCTGAAGACACAGCAGcgattaaaaacacaaaaaaaaacccactcagataaatatttgatattattCATTCAGAATTAACGTGTGTTTACAGGGTCAGAGGTCAAGGACCGCTCAGATCAAGCTGGTTAGCTGTCAGGTTATtcactgtcatgtttttaaaaagtgacgaAAGTGCCCTTTAGGAGGCCTTCTGCTGCCCTCTTTTTTGCCCTCTATGACACATCTCTTTTAGTGCAGAAAAGAATAAAGTGTCTTAAGTTTCCTTGTATTAAGTTAATTTTTCGTCTAAAGAACTTTTTGGGGTTGTGTCCCTACATACAGCGGGTGCCGTTTTGATAATACTGGCCCCGGCCCTCAAACATCCTGGACCCACCACTGTTCCCACTCCATACAGTCAAACTTTTAGACAAATATGATTTATGCTCATTTTGGTCCGTTTGAAGTATCTGCTCAGACACGTCTTCGTTCATCCTCTGTTTGgtattttaaagctttatgaaACTGATAAAAGAAGCATGGGTGTTaatttctcatatttttgtctttagtcTGTCCTTGTTCCTTGGTGAGAACTCCGGTGGCGCTAAGTTCAAGGTCCCTGACCCCAAAGCGTTGGAGACCCACCTGTGCGTAACCTGGGAGTCCAGTTACGGCGCCACAAACTTCTACGTAGATGGGAGGAAGAGCGTGACCAAAATCTACAAGCATGGCCACACCACGCTCGCCGGGGGAAGGATTATCCTGGGACAGGACACTGATTCCGTGGTGGGGAAGTTTGACTACTATGAGAGCTTCGTCGGGGAGATCTCTGACGTGAACATGTGGAGCTACGTCCTCTCTGAGAGCGCCATCCAGCAGATGGCCTGTGGGGGGAGGCTGAAGAGTGGAAACGTTATCAACTGGGGTTCCACACGCATGACACTTCATGGGAACGTTGATGTTCTTCATCATAAGCTGTAGCTGCAATGCTAAAACACCACACGCTGAAATAATGGCGGCAAAGTCCAGAAAGGCAAGAATGTCCCAAAATAACACCTGTACGGCACATATGTAATCCTAATTTCACTTTAATAAACGCTTCTGCATGCATGAACATGACTGTGGTGTGGTCTGCTCTCCTTTAACCAGCTTAGAGAAATGCACACTTCACATCTGTTTCATCAGTTTTACAGTCTAACATCTATTTTAGCTCGCTATAATCCCGTCTCCATAATAGAAAAGGTTATAAAATAATTTCCTCATAATTTTTGTTGatctgctgttgttttcttaGAATACTTCCTCTTGGCATGTCCCACTTTTTAATCAGACAG contains the following coding sequences:
- the LOC121503416 gene encoding pentraxin fusion protein-like, coding for MKLSVVLFLIAISTALAGSSTVKTLVFPAPSSNSYVELIPRTRLRLRAFTLCMRVATELTGYRSIILFSYRTSNRDELNVWRDYYGGLSLFLGENSGGAKFKVPDPKALETHLCVTWESSYGATNFYVDGRKSVTKIYKHGHTTLAGGRIILGQDTDSVVGKFDYYESFVGEISDVNMWSYVLSESAIQQMACGGRLKSGNVINWGSTRMTLHGNVDVLHHKL